One stretch of bacterium DNA includes these proteins:
- a CDS encoding metal ABC transporter substrate-binding protein, which translates to EDDDHAEDEAEDDDHAEDEAEDDDHAEEGGHAHTGADPHFWLDPLRVAKAALLIAEALTEIDPSGDWMSRAEAYAATLTELDAEIQDILAPIPHESRVLITNHDSLGYFADRYEFEVIGVVIPGGSTLADPSSAELATLVEEIVEEGVKVIFAETIDSTALAEAVAAEAGTDVAVVTLHTGSLGEPGTETDNIVGMLRNNAIRIADALS; encoded by the coding sequence CCGAAGACGACGACCACGCCGAAGATGAGGCCGAAGACGACGACCACGCCGAAGATGAGGCCGAAGACGACGACCACGCCGAAGAGGGAGGACATGCCCACACCGGCGCCGACCCCCACTTCTGGCTGGATCCGCTGCGAGTTGCCAAAGCCGCTCTGCTGATCGCTGAAGCACTTACGGAGATCGACCCGTCCGGTGACTGGATGTCCCGCGCCGAGGCCTATGCCGCCACCCTGACCGAACTGGACGCAGAGATCCAGGACATCCTTGCCCCGATCCCGCATGAGAGCCGGGTGCTGATCACGAACCACGACTCGCTCGGCTACTTCGCTGATCGTTACGAGTTCGAGGTCATCGGCGTGGTCATTCCGGGCGGCTCAACCCTCGCCGACCCCAGTTCGGCGGAACTGGCTACGTTGGTTGAGGAGATCGTGGAAGAAGGAGTGAAGGTGATCTTCGCGGAGACCATCGACTCCACTGCGCTGGCGGAGGCGGTTGCAGCCGAGGCCGGCACTGACGTAGCAGTTGTCACCCTCCACACGGGATCCCTGGGCGAGCCGGGAACGGAAACCGACAACATTGTCGGAATGCTCAGGAACAATGCCATCAGGATCGCCGACGCCCTCTCTTAA
- a CDS encoding metal ABC transporter permease, whose translation MEWFTEPFEFAFQQRAMLGGALAAIAGAVVGTWVVIRGMSFLGDALIHGVIPGITLAILLDFNVFIGAGMAAVVMIAGINLVHRQTVFSEDTGIGLLFVGMLGLGVIFISRSPSYSGGIAAILFGDTLGVQAADIQVLMVVTAVVVLVSVILYRPFLVLSFNETKASLLGLRPSLTNAALLTLVTLSIVGSYRTVGTLLAFGLLVGPPATAALLVRRVPAMMITSAVIGVISVAGGLVISYHANTSGSATMAVLPVVLFFLVLAVTNLRERIASSAENATGK comes from the coding sequence ATGGAGTGGTTTACCGAACCCTTCGAGTTCGCCTTTCAGCAGCGGGCGATGCTGGGTGGCGCGCTGGCCGCCATCGCCGGGGCGGTGGTCGGGACCTGGGTCGTGATTCGTGGCATGAGCTTCCTAGGTGACGCCCTGATCCACGGGGTGATACCGGGGATCACGCTGGCCATCCTCCTCGACTTCAATGTGTTCATAGGGGCGGGGATGGCGGCGGTGGTCATGATCGCCGGGATCAATCTGGTCCACCGCCAGACCGTTTTCTCCGAGGACACCGGTATCGGGCTGCTGTTCGTGGGAATGCTGGGTCTGGGTGTCATCTTCATCTCCCGGTCTCCTTCCTACAGCGGCGGGATCGCGGCGATCCTTTTCGGCGATACTCTGGGCGTCCAGGCGGCGGATATCCAGGTCCTGATGGTCGTGACGGCGGTCGTGGTCCTGGTCTCGGTCATCCTCTACCGACCCTTTCTCGTACTGTCCTTCAACGAGACCAAGGCCAGCCTGCTGGGACTACGACCTTCTCTCACCAACGCCGCGCTGCTGACGTTGGTCACCCTCTCCATCGTCGGTTCCTACCGCACTGTCGGAACCCTGCTGGCGTTCGGCCTGCTGGTGGGGCCTCCAGCAACGGCCGCTCTCCTGGTGCGGCGCGTTCCCGCCATGATGATCACGAGCGCGGTCATCGGGGTCATCAGCGTGGCCGGCGGGCTGGTTATCAGCTACCACGCCAACACGTCCGGGTCGGCAACCATGGCGGTCCTCCCGGTGGTGCTGTTCTTCCTGGTGCTGGCGGTCACCAACCTCCGGGAGAGAATCGCGTCGAGTGCGGAGAACGCGACCGGCAAGTAG